One window of Tepidanaerobacter acetatoxydans Re1 genomic DNA carries:
- a CDS encoding ribonuclease J, whose product MSKNEQDKLLIIPLGGMGEIGKNMTVIQYGKEILLIDSGLMFPEEEMLGIDIVIPDITYLIENKEYIKGILITHGHEDHIGALPYVLQQINAPLYGTKLTLGLVEGKLKETRLNKKNISMNVVKPPTTINIGSFAVDFIRVNHSIPDAVGFAIHTPVGIICHTGDFKLDQTPVNGEKADLHKFAELGSKGVLALLSDSTNAEREGYTMSEKVVGHTIEDIFKTVTGRIIVATFASNIHRIQQIFDAAYKNDRKVAVVGRSMVNVVNIALDLGYLTIPKSLLMDLDELNRLPKEKVVIITTGSQGEPMSALTRMAMSEHKKVEIMPEDTVLISASPIPGNEKFIARTIDHLFKKGANVIYEAISGVHVSGHASQEELKLMLNLVRPKFFIPVHGEYRHLVHHSHLAMEVGIPSENIFIVENGRILEFTKDSCKMAGRVTAGKVLVDGLGVGDVGNIVLRDRKQLSQDGILIVVVAIDKETGEVVSGPDIISRGFVYVRESEELMEQAREKVKQALRKCQEENISEWSTIKSQVREHLGKLLFEQTRRRPMILPIIMEV is encoded by the coding sequence GGAAATGCTTGGAATAGACATAGTAATTCCGGATATAACATATCTTATTGAAAATAAAGAGTATATAAAGGGTATTCTAATAACACATGGACATGAAGACCATATTGGAGCACTCCCTTATGTACTTCAACAGATAAATGCCCCACTATATGGAACAAAATTGACTTTAGGTTTGGTTGAAGGCAAGTTAAAGGAAACAAGGCTTAATAAAAAAAATATATCGATGAACGTAGTAAAGCCGCCAACTACTATCAATATAGGCAGTTTTGCTGTGGATTTCATCAGGGTAAATCATAGTATCCCAGATGCAGTTGGATTTGCAATTCATACACCTGTTGGCATAATTTGTCATACGGGGGATTTTAAATTAGATCAAACTCCTGTAAATGGCGAAAAAGCAGATCTTCATAAATTTGCAGAATTAGGTTCAAAGGGTGTACTTGCACTTTTGTCCGACAGCACTAATGCAGAGCGCGAAGGATATACTATGTCAGAGAAGGTAGTAGGTCATACCATTGAAGATATATTTAAAACAGTTACAGGTCGAATTATAGTAGCGACTTTTGCGTCAAATATACATCGAATTCAGCAGATTTTTGATGCCGCATATAAGAACGATAGGAAAGTGGCCGTAGTAGGCAGAAGTATGGTGAATGTGGTGAATATTGCGCTGGACTTAGGTTATCTTACCATACCCAAATCTTTATTGATGGATTTAGATGAACTAAACCGTTTGCCAAAAGAAAAAGTCGTAATAATTACCACAGGGAGTCAGGGTGAACCTATGTCTGCATTAACTCGAATGGCCATGTCTGAGCATAAAAAAGTTGAGATAATGCCTGAAGACACAGTGCTTATTTCTGCAAGTCCCATTCCGGGAAATGAAAAATTCATAGCTAGAACGATAGACCATTTATTTAAAAAGGGTGCAAATGTTATATACGAAGCAATATCCGGTGTTCATGTTTCAGGTCATGCAAGTCAAGAAGAATTAAAACTAATGCTGAACCTTGTAAGACCCAAATTTTTCATACCTGTTCATGGAGAATATAGGCATCTTGTCCATCATTCGCATTTAGCTATGGAAGTTGGCATTCCTTCAGAAAATATTTTCATCGTTGAGAACGGTAGAATTTTAGAATTTACTAAGGATTCATGCAAAATGGCAGGGAGGGTTACTGCCGGTAAGGTTCTTGTTGACGGTTTAGGTGTAGGGGATGTAGGAAATATAGTATTAAGGGACCGCAAACAACTTTCACAAGATGGTATTTTGATTGTTGTAGTAGCCATAGACAAGGAAACAGGTGAAGTTGTTTCAGGTCCGGATATAATCTCAAGAGGTTTTGTATATGTAAGAGAGTCTGAAGAACTTATGGAACAAGCTCGCGAAAAAGTTAAACAAGCTTTAAGAAAATGTCAGGAAGAAAATATTAGTGAATGGTCTACAATAAAGTCTCAAGTAAGGGAACATTTAGGCAAGCTCTTGTTTGAACAGACTCGCAGAAGGCCCATGATATTACCTATTATTATGGAAGTATGA
- a CDS encoding ClpP family protease — MLQYDVFSCNEISAKNQNMQTSEDTATETLQQLGQLEIPKMESNFYSITIVGQIEGHIVLPPQNKTTKYEHIIPQLIAIEQNPKIKGLLVILNTVGGDVEAGLAIAEMIVGMTKPTVSLVLGGGHSIGVPIAVASDYSFIAETATMTIHPIRLTGLVIGVPQTYEYLDKMQDRVIKFIVEHSKIGEESFRELMFSTGKLARDIGTVLVGSDAVKCGLIDEVGGIGAAIKKLEEIIKLVNN; from the coding sequence ATGTTACAATATGATGTTTTTTCCTGTAATGAGATTTCTGCTAAAAATCAAAACATGCAGACATCTGAAGATACTGCAACTGAAACACTACAGCAATTGGGCCAGCTTGAAATACCGAAGATGGAAAGTAACTTCTATTCAATTACTATAGTAGGACAAATTGAAGGCCATATAGTGCTACCGCCGCAGAATAAAACTACTAAATATGAGCATATTATTCCACAATTGATAGCTATAGAACAAAATCCGAAGATTAAAGGCTTATTAGTTATACTAAACACTGTAGGTGGTGATGTTGAGGCAGGGCTTGCTATTGCAGAAATGATTGTAGGTATGACAAAACCCACAGTATCTTTAGTTTTAGGCGGAGGGCATAGCATTGGTGTACCTATAGCGGTGGCTAGTGATTACTCTTTCATAGCCGAAACTGCTACTATGACTATTCATCCTATACGGCTTACAGGGCTTGTGATAGGCGTCCCACAAACATATGAATATTTGGATAAAATGCAGGACCGAGTCATAAAATTTATTGTTGAACATTCTAAAATTGGTGAAGAATCCTTTAGAGAGTTGATGTTTAGCACAGGTAAACTTGCTCGAGATATAGGAACTGTGTTAGTAGGTTCAGATGCCGTAAAATGTGGATTAATTGATGAGGTTGGAGGAATTGGTGCTGCCATAAAAAAATTAGAAGAAATAATTAAACTAGTTAACAATTAA
- a CDS encoding YlzJ-like family protein has protein sequence MILLLLYTTMPLEIVLDGIYKEHEYKEIDTNGVKLIVECIGINQGKIVRLISSNPQDFLNPNFFPGKIITFSLQ, from the coding sequence GTGATTTTATTGCTGTTATATACAACAATGCCTTTAGAAATCGTTCTTGATGGAATATATAAAGAGCATGAATATAAAGAGATTGATACTAATGGAGTAAAATTGATTGTAGAATGTATAGGGATAAATCAAGGTAAGATAGTAAGGCTTATCAGTAGCAACCCTCAGGATTTTTTAAATCCAAACTTTTTTCCAGGGAAAATAATAACATTTTCTCTTCAATAG
- a CDS encoding FtsK/SpoIIIE family DNA translocase, with the protein MAKSTQNIKNTKSDIQWEINGLLLISFGVLGIFSIYTNAVGAVGNFISKNFKGFAGQAAVLIPILVILAGVYCLYYKKKPNISFRTIGLLIIFTVTVLLIHLKPHANMIEKNFINRLRTSADIGVEGVGGGILGEIGLSFLISIFGTTGSTILMITFVIIGIILITGKPLTGLIQKIKPSIKNKNIPINPPSQNKNIKVITNMIDESSVCENDNRGIEEDAILKNREENQTKKLEKDREVKEEPIIINGDNDEEKKYKLPPVSLLHKNTIKQGGFSEKELLNSAQTLENTLESFGLQAKVIQVNCGPTITRFEVQPSPGTKVSRIVNLADDIALSLAASDVRIEAPIPGKAAIGIEVPNKAKSPVYLRDVLESTEFRTSISKLTIALGKDIGGNPMVTDLSEMPHLLIAGATGSGKSVCINSIISSILYKAYPNEVKFMMIDPKVVELAVYDGIPHLLTPVVTDAKKAAVALNWMVTEMERRYQAFAKEGVREIARYNEVNNEKPMPKILVIIDELADLMMVSPREVEDSICRLAQMARAAGIHLVVATQRPSVDIITGLIKANIPSRISFAVSSQIDSRTILDISGAEKLLGKGDMLFFPVGASKPTRIQGAYISEEEVENLVDFSKKQREPKYEKNLSDFNEIEVDNKRHEESDELFHEAVSLVLDSGQASISMLQRRLRIGYARAARLIDEMEECGFIGGYEGTKPREILITKEYFDEYINNQ; encoded by the coding sequence ATGGCAAAATCAACACAAAATATTAAAAATACAAAAAGCGATATTCAGTGGGAAATTAACGGACTTCTTTTAATTTCATTTGGAGTGCTTGGGATTTTTTCAATATATACCAATGCCGTTGGCGCAGTAGGAAACTTTATAAGTAAAAACTTCAAGGGATTTGCAGGTCAAGCTGCTGTATTAATCCCTATACTAGTAATTCTTGCAGGAGTGTACTGCTTATATTATAAGAAAAAACCAAATATATCCTTCCGAACAATTGGACTTCTTATTATTTTTACAGTAACGGTCTTATTGATCCATTTAAAACCTCATGCAAACATGATCGAAAAGAATTTTATAAATCGATTGAGAACAAGTGCTGATATAGGCGTTGAAGGAGTTGGTGGTGGGATTTTAGGCGAAATAGGTTTGTCATTCCTAATAAGTATTTTTGGCACTACCGGATCTACGATACTGATGATTACTTTTGTAATTATAGGTATTATCTTGATTACCGGAAAGCCGCTAACGGGTTTAATACAAAAAATAAAGCCATCTATTAAAAATAAGAACATTCCAATAAACCCACCATCTCAAAATAAAAATATAAAAGTTATAACTAATATGATTGATGAATCTTCTGTTTGCGAAAACGATAATAGGGGAATAGAAGAAGATGCCATTTTAAAAAACCGGGAAGAAAATCAAACTAAAAAGTTGGAAAAAGATAGAGAAGTTAAGGAAGAACCAATTATTATAAATGGCGACAATGACGAGGAAAAAAAATACAAACTACCTCCCGTATCTTTGCTGCATAAAAATACTATCAAACAAGGTGGTTTCAGTGAAAAAGAATTATTAAACAGTGCACAAACACTCGAAAACACATTAGAAAGTTTTGGCTTACAGGCGAAGGTAATACAGGTTAATTGCGGCCCAACTATTACGAGGTTTGAAGTGCAGCCGTCTCCAGGCACAAAAGTTAGCCGAATTGTTAACTTAGCAGATGATATAGCTTTAAGCTTGGCTGCCTCTGATGTTAGGATAGAAGCTCCTATTCCCGGAAAAGCAGCAATTGGTATAGAAGTTCCAAACAAAGCTAAATCTCCTGTATATTTACGAGACGTACTAGAATCGACAGAATTTCGTACATCCATATCCAAATTGACTATAGCGTTGGGTAAGGACATAGGTGGAAATCCTATGGTTACAGATTTGTCAGAGATGCCTCATCTTCTAATTGCAGGAGCAACCGGTTCAGGCAAAAGTGTTTGTATAAATTCAATTATTTCCAGCATTTTATACAAAGCTTACCCTAATGAGGTAAAGTTTATGATGATAGATCCAAAGGTTGTCGAATTGGCAGTATATGATGGTATACCACATTTATTAACTCCTGTAGTCACAGATGCTAAAAAGGCTGCTGTGGCACTAAATTGGATGGTAACAGAAATGGAAAGAAGGTACCAAGCCTTTGCGAAAGAAGGTGTCCGAGAAATAGCAAGGTATAATGAAGTAAACAATGAAAAGCCAATGCCTAAAATATTGGTAATAATTGATGAATTAGCTGATTTAATGATGGTTTCTCCACGGGAAGTCGAAGATAGCATATGCCGGCTTGCTCAGATGGCAAGAGCTGCCGGTATACATTTGGTGGTGGCTACTCAGAGACCCTCTGTAGACATAATAACAGGTCTGATTAAGGCTAATATTCCATCTAGAATTTCCTTTGCTGTCTCTTCACAAATAGATTCTAGAACCATACTTGATATATCCGGTGCCGAGAAACTACTTGGTAAAGGAGATATGCTTTTCTTTCCAGTTGGGGCATCTAAGCCAACTAGAATTCAAGGGGCTTATATATCAGAAGAAGAAGTTGAAAATTTGGTAGATTTTAGCAAGAAACAAAGAGAACCTAAATACGAAAAAAATCTTTCCGACTTTAATGAAATAGAGGTTGATAATAAAAGGCATGAAGAATCTGATGAGTTATTCCATGAGGCTGTATCATTGGTGTTGGATAGCGGTCAGGCTTCTATTTCTATGTTGCAACGGAGGTTAAGAATAGGATATGCCCGTGCGGCAAGACTTATCGATGAAATGGAGGAATGCGGATTTATAGGCGGATATGAAGGTACTAAACCTAGGGAAATCTTAATTACCAAAGAATATTTCGATGAATACATTAATAACCAATAA
- a CDS encoding helix-turn-helix domain-containing protein: MKTPTELGTYLKSAREQANISMEQIQKETKIRTKYLTAIENGDFSVIPGGDVYVKGFLKNYADTIGLDSSVVIELYKKVTGKENENENENENENDETDSTASLTQDSAKVDDLSGKPKHKIVSIAVLLVIFLILAVTFIKAFKPKHSQHETKPPMSQSLPEDETNKPDVEDTTHSIEDLNDVEDTKDAEVIVEVTEDSKQQTVYVVDDDFVEVTMNVTDGRCWISVIKDGIADFEGTLNTGETKTWRAEKDISIRIGNPPVINLVINGKDFGRPTGETRNFIFKRRT; the protein is encoded by the coding sequence ATCAAAACTCCAACAGAACTTGGTACGTATTTAAAAAGCGCTAGAGAACAAGCAAATATATCTATGGAACAAATACAAAAAGAAACAAAAATAAGAACAAAATACTTAACGGCTATTGAAAATGGTGATTTTTCCGTGATACCAGGTGGTGATGTTTATGTTAAAGGCTTTCTAAAAAATTATGCTGATACCATAGGCCTTGATTCCAGTGTAGTTATTGAACTTTATAAAAAGGTAACTGGTAAAGAAAATGAAAATGAAAATGAAAATGAAAATGAAAATGATGAAACAGACTCGACTGCTTCATTAACACAAGATTCGGCAAAGGTGGACGATTTATCCGGTAAACCAAAGCATAAAATCGTTAGCATTGCTGTCCTATTAGTAATATTTTTGATATTAGCAGTGACATTTATAAAAGCATTTAAGCCAAAGCATTCTCAGCATGAAACAAAACCACCTATGTCTCAAAGCTTACCTGAAGATGAAACCAACAAACCAGATGTTGAAGATACTACACATAGTATAGAAGACTTAAATGATGTAGAGGATACAAAGGATGCAGAAGTAATAGTAGAGGTAACAGAAGATTCAAAGCAGCAAACAGTATATGTTGTTGATGATGATTTTGTCGAAGTAACCATGAATGTTACAGACGGCAGATGCTGGATTTCTGTTATAAAAGACGGTATTGCCGACTTTGAAGGAACTTTAAATACAGGAGAAACGAAAACATGGAGAGCAGAAAAAGATATTAGTATAAGAATAGGCAACCCTCCTGTGATTAATTTAGTGATTAACGGTAAAGACTTTGGAAGGCCTACGGGAGAAACCCGAAACTTTATTTTCAAGAGAAGAACTTAA
- the rimO gene encoding 30S ribosomal protein S12 methylthiotransferase RimO yields MAIKIGFISLGCDKNLVDSEYMLGILKKHNYTITNNENEAQIIIINTCGFIKEAKQESIDTILEMAQLKKLGKCRLLIATGCLAQRYKSELLTEIPELDAVIGTGDFDKICEVIQQLDSNKINLTNNYSFIDYDVHSRVRIYPYTSFVKIAEGCDNYCSYCAIPFIRGSYRSRKIEAIKEEVKILVAQGVKEINLVAQDTTNYGVDIYGRPSLPELLQELIKIDGEYLIRILYAYPTNINKELLDVMLSSKKIANYLDIPLQHFNDRILRLMGRPTNSQSIITLIDNIRSRLPEITLRTTFIVGFPTETEAEYEQLLDFIREYKFDKVGVFKYSQEEDTVAAALMPQISEKIKQKRYNKLMKVQNSISKIKNQRFKGKILNVLIEGYDQANQIFIGRSENDAPFVDGIVKVLCGNGNCELGQIYPVKILETYEYDLLGKLQ; encoded by the coding sequence TTGGCGATAAAAATAGGTTTCATATCATTAGGCTGCGATAAAAATCTTGTTGATTCGGAATATATGCTGGGTATACTTAAAAAACATAATTACACCATCACAAATAATGAAAATGAAGCACAAATCATAATAATTAATACTTGTGGTTTTATTAAAGAGGCTAAACAAGAGTCTATAGATACGATTCTAGAAATGGCTCAACTTAAAAAACTCGGTAAATGTAGATTGCTTATAGCTACAGGGTGCCTTGCTCAGCGGTATAAAAGCGAGTTATTGACAGAAATACCTGAGCTTGATGCAGTTATAGGCACGGGTGATTTTGATAAAATATGTGAAGTAATTCAACAACTAGATTCAAATAAAATTAACCTTACCAATAATTATAGTTTCATTGATTATGATGTTCATAGTCGTGTAAGAATTTATCCTTATACTTCTTTTGTAAAGATAGCCGAGGGATGCGATAATTATTGCTCATATTGTGCGATTCCATTTATAAGGGGCTCATATCGAAGCAGAAAGATTGAAGCTATCAAAGAAGAAGTTAAAATTCTTGTTGCTCAAGGAGTTAAAGAAATAAATCTTGTGGCTCAGGACACCACAAACTATGGAGTTGATATTTATGGACGACCGTCACTTCCTGAATTATTGCAAGAACTTATAAAAATAGATGGAGAATACTTGATAAGGATTTTATATGCATATCCAACAAATATTAATAAGGAACTATTAGATGTAATGCTGAGCAGTAAAAAAATAGCGAATTATCTAGATATACCTTTACAGCATTTTAATGATAGGATTTTACGACTTATGGGCAGACCTACTAATAGCCAATCCATAATTACACTCATAGATAATATAAGAAGCAGGTTGCCTGAAATAACTTTAAGAACAACTTTTATAGTTGGCTTTCCTACTGAAACAGAAGCTGAATATGAGCAACTGCTTGACTTTATAAGGGAATATAAATTTGATAAGGTAGGAGTTTTTAAGTATTCTCAAGAAGAGGATACTGTTGCAGCTGCACTTATGCCACAGATATCTGAGAAAATTAAGCAGAAAAGATATAACAAACTAATGAAGGTTCAAAACTCTATTTCAAAAATAAAAAATCAAAGATTCAAAGGAAAGATTCTTAATGTATTGATCGAAGGCTATGATCAGGCAAATCAAATATTTATTGGTCGTTCTGAAAATGATGCTCCTTTTGTTGATGGAATAGTTAAAGTTTTATGCGGTAACGGCAACTGTGAATTAGGTCAAATATATCCAGTAAAGATTCTAGAAACTTATGAATATGATTTATTAGGAAAATTGCAGTAG
- a CDS encoding AAA family ATPase encodes MLLEFGIGLGIAFLAFLLINGINVLPIIIMIGFAYMLFNILDRGNLMKNPARIISNTQDITFDKIGGQEVAKNELLEALDFIKNFDEAKKMGIRPLRGIMLVGAPGTGKTLMAKAATSYIDSIFVSASGSEFIEMYAGVGAQRVRQLFEVARNMAKKASKKHGVVFIDEIEVIAGTRGRNASHLEYDQTLNQLLVEMDGISSHDDINLLVIAATNRPDIIDPALMRPGRFDRIVKVDLPDKDGRLEILKLHTKDKPLDIDVDLEQIAKETFGFSGAHLENLCNEAAIFAMREQNKKISQKNFIEAIDKVIMGEKLNRKPTEDERKRIAIHESGHALVSEHFNPNSVSTITITSRGQALGYIRQTPEDDIYLYTKQYLESQIAVALAGAVAEEKLLGDSSTGASNDFEQAVDLAKKIIFSGMSELSVVDKDSLPSEKLHKVISNILLQQKSIVENIIEEKQDVLKLIVDYLMENEKIDGNNFRKLLLKSQVA; translated from the coding sequence TTGCTGCTTGAATTTGGAATTGGCTTAGGAATAGCCTTTTTGGCATTTCTTTTAATAAATGGTATAAATGTGCTGCCGATAATTATCATGATAGGTTTTGCATATATGCTATTTAACATTTTAGACAGAGGAAATTTAATGAAAAATCCGGCAAGAATTATTTCTAATACTCAAGACATAACCTTTGACAAAATTGGCGGGCAAGAAGTAGCTAAAAATGAGCTGTTGGAAGCGCTAGACTTTATTAAGAACTTTGATGAAGCAAAAAAAATGGGGATTCGCCCTCTTAGAGGAATAATGTTAGTAGGAGCTCCCGGTACAGGTAAAACTCTCATGGCAAAAGCTGCTACATCATATATAGATTCAATTTTTGTTTCTGCCTCAGGAAGCGAATTTATAGAGATGTATGCCGGTGTCGGTGCACAGCGGGTTAGACAATTATTTGAAGTAGCACGTAATATGGCTAAGAAAGCATCTAAAAAACACGGTGTTGTTTTTATAGATGAAATTGAAGTCATAGCGGGTACACGAGGCAGAAATGCCAGTCATCTAGAATATGATCAAACATTAAACCAATTATTAGTTGAAATGGACGGCATTTCTTCTCATGATGATATAAATTTACTCGTTATCGCTGCAACAAATCGGCCAGATATCATTGATCCTGCACTGATGAGACCGGGCAGGTTTGACCGTATTGTAAAAGTGGATCTTCCAGATAAAGATGGAAGGCTTGAAATACTGAAATTGCATACTAAAGATAAACCACTCGATATTGATGTGGATTTAGAACAAATAGCAAAAGAAACATTTGGATTTTCTGGGGCTCATTTGGAAAATCTTTGCAATGAAGCAGCTATTTTTGCAATGAGAGAACAAAATAAAAAGATTAGTCAAAAAAATTTCATAGAGGCAATTGACAAGGTTATCATGGGTGAAAAACTTAATAGAAAGCCAACTGAAGATGAACGTAAACGAATTGCAATTCATGAGAGCGGCCATGCCTTAGTTAGTGAACATTTTAATCCTAATTCAGTTTCAACTATAACTATTACTTCCAGAGGTCAGGCTCTTGGATATATAAGGCAAACACCAGAAGATGATATATATCTTTACACAAAACAGTATTTAGAATCACAGATAGCGGTAGCCTTAGCTGGAGCGGTAGCCGAAGAAAAATTGTTAGGAGACAGCAGTACAGGAGCATCCAATGATTTTGAACAGGCTGTAGATTTAGCGAAAAAGATAATATTTTCTGGCATGTCTGAATTAAGTGTAGTAGATAAGGATTCACTACCTTCGGAAAAACTTCATAAAGTCATTTCAAACATATTACTGCAACAAAAATCAATAGTTGAAAATATCATAGAAGAAAAACAAGATGTTTTAAAATTAATTGTTGATTATCTAATGGAAAATGAAAAAATAGATGGTAACAATTTTAGAAAACTACTGCTAAAATCTCAAGTAGCATAA
- a CDS encoding competence/damage-inducible protein A translates to MKAEIIAVGTELLLGQIPNVNAQIISKALQEIGIDVYYHTCVGDNQDRLSDVFKTSFARSDIIILTGGLGPTKDDLTKETVSNFLNLPLKADEHSLDKIKSFFAHRGKPIAENNYKQTLIPEGASAIENKNGTAPGVLLNNNGKIIVMLPGPPAEMEPMLKEVVIPYLSKMCNATIFSRVLKFYGIGESDLEEKLQDLIAQQTNPTIAPLAKMGEVTVRLTAKAKNRIEAQEIIKPVEDEIIKRIGSFLYGFDDDSIEKIVAQLLFNFNKTISIAESCTGGLTAHKLTNIHGISQRFDRGIVSYSNRAKHELLQVKLDTIRKYGAVSEQTAKEMAKGVRLSSGCDIGVSITGIAGPDGGTHEKPVGLVYIGYSDSKTTYVEQHFFNGSRINIKERSASSALHLVRKMIQGLISD, encoded by the coding sequence TTGAAAGCTGAAATAATAGCTGTGGGTACTGAACTTCTTTTGGGACAAATACCTAATGTAAATGCTCAAATTATATCTAAAGCTTTGCAAGAAATTGGCATAGATGTTTATTACCATACGTGCGTTGGAGATAATCAGGATAGATTGAGTGATGTTTTCAAAACAAGTTTTGCTCGCTCGGATATTATCATTTTAACCGGAGGATTAGGTCCTACCAAGGATGATTTAACTAAAGAAACTGTATCCAATTTTTTAAATCTCCCACTTAAAGCGGATGAGCATTCCCTAGATAAAATAAAGAGCTTTTTTGCTCATAGAGGAAAACCTATTGCTGAAAATAATTATAAACAGACCCTAATTCCTGAAGGAGCTTCTGCTATAGAAAATAAAAACGGAACTGCTCCCGGAGTATTGCTTAACAATAACGGAAAAATAATTGTTATGCTGCCAGGCCCACCTGCAGAAATGGAACCCATGCTTAAAGAAGTTGTTATTCCATATCTTTCAAAAATGTGCAATGCTACTATTTTTTCAAGAGTCTTAAAATTTTATGGTATTGGAGAATCAGACCTTGAAGAAAAGCTGCAAGATTTAATAGCTCAGCAAACTAATCCAACCATTGCTCCTTTAGCAAAAATGGGTGAGGTTACTGTAAGATTGACGGCAAAAGCCAAAAATAGGATTGAAGCACAGGAAATTATAAAGCCTGTGGAAGATGAAATAATAAAAAGAATTGGTAGCTTTTTATATGGATTTGATGATGATTCAATAGAAAAAATAGTAGCACAATTATTATTTAACTTCAATAAAACTATTTCTATAGCAGAATCATGTACAGGTGGTTTAACGGCTCATAAACTTACTAATATACATGGAATATCACAACGGTTTGACAGAGGTATTGTTTCTTATAGTAATAGAGCAAAACATGAATTGCTTCAAGTTAAGCTGGATACTATCAGAAAATATGGTGCTGTAAGTGAACAAACAGCTAAGGAGATGGCTAAAGGCGTAAGGCTTTCTTCTGGCTGTGATATTGGAGTATCAATAACGGGTATAGCCGGTCCTGATGGTGGCACTCATGAAAAACCCGTTGGATTAGTATATATCGGCTATTCTGATTCTAAAACTACATATGTTGAACAACACTTTTTTAATGGAAGTAGGATAAATATTAAGGAACGTTCTGCTAGCAGTGCATTACATTTAGTAAGGAAAATGATACAAGGCTTAATAAGCGATTAA
- the thpR gene encoding RNA 2',3'-cyclic phosphodiesterase — protein MKVRCFISIELESSIKNNINDFILQNNLKKIFSGIRWTKPDNLHITLAFLGDISADEISDVKKILTEIAQNHMPFYIELSGLGFFPNLKHPRVLWIGIKEQLNLLKLKDDIDKKLDVFDISYDKKPFSPHLTIGRIRDTLKIEPKAVAELEFKGSFLVTEIYLMKSDLSPTGANYTNLYNVKLG, from the coding sequence ATGAAAGTGAGATGCTTTATATCTATTGAGTTAGAATCTTCAATTAAGAACAACATAAACGATTTTATCTTACAAAATAATTTAAAGAAAATTTTTAGCGGTATAAGATGGACAAAACCTGACAATCTCCATATTACTCTTGCATTTTTAGGTGATATTTCCGCAGATGAAATTTCGGATGTAAAGAAGATATTAACAGAAATAGCACAAAATCATATGCCGTTTTATATCGAATTATCAGGCTTAGGTTTTTTCCCTAATCTTAAACACCCTAGGGTGTTATGGATTGGTATTAAAGAGCAATTGAATCTTTTGAAACTGAAAGATGACATAGATAAGAAACTAGATGTTTTTGACATCTCTTATGACAAGAAGCCATTTTCACCTCATTTAACTATAGGAAGAATAAGGGATACTTTAAAAATCGAACCCAAGGCTGTAGCAGAACTGGAATTTAAAGGTTCCTTTTTAGTCACAGAAATATATCTAATGAAAAGCGATTTATCTCCTACTGGAGCAAACTATACTAACTTATATAATGTGAAACTTGGCTGA